The following coding sequences lie in one Saccharopolyspora hordei genomic window:
- a CDS encoding acyl-CoA synthetase, protein MRNEGTGSWPYRRARLSSDTIALVFRGHATTYRELDDRVTRLAHGLRSLGVGRGDRVALLSTNHPAYLEALFAAGLLGAVFVPLNARLTAPEVEYAVQDSGAAVLIHSAALGDVARSAAGAATRVVLDGAEPGTVGYEELIATGDTSRIDDPVSHDDPCFIMYTSGTTGRPKGVVLTHGNLVFSVMNAVIDLDLDSHEVALVCAPLFHTAALDVVALPTILKGGTVVIEEGFDAGRVLQVLERERVTYTFGVPTMCDALSAHPAWETTDLSAIKRVIVAAAPVPPRTLRTFTARGIKICQGYGLTETGPGALILTPDDVERKLGTAGVPHFFTDVRIVDPDGRPVGPGERGEIQICGPNVMREYWNRPDATAEAFTDGRWFRSGDVGVADEDGFVTIVDRIKDVIISGGENVYPAEVEAAVLEMPGITECAVFGVPDEKWGEVGCAAVALEDGHDLDHDQLVAFLEPRLAKYKIPKSLVVLDAIPRNATGKIRKDELRRRFT, encoded by the coding sequence ATGCGCAACGAAGGCACCGGCAGCTGGCCGTACCGCCGCGCTCGTCTCTCGTCCGACACGATCGCGCTCGTCTTCCGCGGGCACGCCACCACCTACCGCGAGCTCGACGACCGGGTGACCCGACTGGCGCACGGGTTGCGCTCGCTCGGCGTCGGCCGCGGCGACCGGGTCGCGTTGCTGAGCACCAACCACCCGGCCTACCTGGAGGCGCTGTTCGCGGCGGGGTTGCTCGGCGCGGTCTTCGTGCCGCTCAACGCCCGGCTCACCGCCCCGGAGGTGGAGTACGCGGTGCAGGACTCCGGTGCCGCGGTGCTCATCCACTCCGCTGCGCTCGGGGACGTCGCGCGGTCCGCCGCCGGTGCGGCGACCCGCGTGGTGCTCGACGGCGCGGAGCCGGGGACGGTCGGCTACGAGGAGCTGATCGCCACCGGTGACACCTCCCGCATCGACGATCCGGTGTCGCACGACGACCCGTGCTTCATCATGTACACCTCCGGCACCACCGGACGCCCCAAGGGCGTGGTGCTCACCCACGGCAACCTCGTGTTCTCCGTGATGAACGCGGTCATCGACCTCGACCTGGACAGTCACGAGGTGGCGCTGGTGTGCGCCCCGCTGTTCCACACCGCCGCGCTCGACGTCGTGGCGCTGCCCACCATCCTCAAGGGCGGCACCGTGGTCATCGAGGAGGGCTTCGACGCGGGGCGCGTCTTGCAGGTGCTCGAACGCGAGCGCGTCACCTACACCTTCGGCGTGCCCACCATGTGCGACGCGCTCAGCGCGCACCCCGCGTGGGAGACCACCGACCTGTCCGCGATCAAGCGGGTGATCGTCGCCGCGGCTCCCGTCCCGCCGCGCACACTGCGCACCTTCACCGCGCGCGGCATCAAGATCTGCCAGGGCTACGGGCTGACGGAGACCGGCCCGGGGGCGCTGATCCTCACGCCGGACGACGTCGAGCGCAAGCTCGGCACGGCGGGTGTCCCGCACTTCTTCACCGACGTGCGGATCGTCGACCCCGACGGGCGCCCGGTGGGGCCGGGCGAGCGCGGCGAGATCCAGATCTGCGGCCCCAACGTCATGCGCGAGTACTGGAACCGGCCGGACGCCACCGCCGAGGCGTTCACCGACGGGCGCTGGTTCCGGTCCGGTGACGTCGGGGTCGCCGACGAGGACGGGTTCGTCACCATCGTCGACCGGATCAAGGACGTCATCATCTCCGGCGGGGAGAACGTCTACCCCGCCGAGGTCGAGGCCGCGGTGCTGGAGATGCCGGGCATCACCGAGTGCGCGGTCTTCGGCGTGCCGGACGAGAAGTGGGGCGAGGTGGGCTGCGCCGCCGTGGCGCTGGAGGACGGCCACGACCTCGACCACGACCAGCTCGTCGCGTTCCTCGAACCGCGGCTGGCCAAGTACAAGATCCCCAAGAGCCTCGTGGTGCTGGACGCGATCCCCCGCAACGCCACGGGCAAGATCCGCAAGGACGAACTCCGCCGCCGCTTCACCTGA
- the couM gene encoding p-hydroxycinnamoyl-CoA hydratase has translation MTTTRVATLAELKELEGEPLGTSSWFELPQERINTFADATGDHQWIHVDPERARAESPFGGPIAHGYLTLSLIIPMWAEVLVVDSVTMAVNYGLNKVRFTAPVPAGSRVRLNAALKRVEDLPKGGVQLTVDGQIELEGSDRPAVVAEAIYRFFE, from the coding sequence ATGACCACCACGCGCGTCGCGACGCTCGCCGAGCTCAAGGAGCTGGAGGGCGAGCCCTTGGGCACCAGCTCGTGGTTCGAGCTGCCCCAGGAGCGCATCAACACCTTCGCCGACGCCACCGGCGACCACCAGTGGATCCACGTCGACCCCGAGCGCGCCCGGGCCGAGAGCCCCTTCGGCGGGCCGATCGCGCACGGCTACCTGACGCTGTCGCTGATCATCCCGATGTGGGCCGAGGTGCTCGTGGTCGACAGCGTGACCATGGCGGTGAACTACGGGCTGAACAAGGTCCGCTTCACCGCTCCCGTGCCCGCAGGCAGCCGGGTGCGGTTGAACGCCGCGCTGAAGCGGGTCGAAGACCTGCCGAAGGGCGGCGTGCAGCTGACCGTCGACGGCCAGATCGAGCTCGAGGGGTCCGACCGGCCGGCCGTGGTGGCGGAGGCGATCTACCGCTTCTTCGAGTAG
- the couO gene encoding 4-hydroxyphenyl-beta-ketoacyl-CoA hydrolase, producing the protein MSRYEYGIDFSAVEAIDIHTHVEIDSSGHRSLDDELMTASEKYFKSGAERTPSIDSVAEHYRERNMAAVVFTVDASSTTGHPPNSVEEIAERAAAHNDVLIPFGSVDPWHGRAAVRRARALVADFGVRGFKFHPSLQGFEPNDRRFYPLYEAIAEAGVPALFHTGQTGIGAGLPGGHGIKLRYSDPMLLDDVAADFPDLTIVLAHPAVPWVDAQISIATHKANVYLDLSGWAPKYFPPQLVRAVNTVLREKALFGSDFPVIQVDRWRRDFAALDIKPEVAPLVFKDNALRVLGIER; encoded by the coding sequence ATGAGTCGCTACGAGTACGGCATCGACTTCAGCGCCGTCGAGGCCATCGACATCCACACCCACGTGGAGATCGACAGCAGCGGGCACCGGTCGCTCGACGACGAGCTGATGACCGCCTCCGAGAAGTACTTCAAGTCGGGCGCCGAGCGCACGCCGAGCATCGACTCCGTCGCCGAGCACTACCGCGAGCGGAACATGGCCGCCGTCGTGTTCACCGTCGACGCGAGCTCGACCACCGGGCACCCGCCGAACTCGGTGGAGGAGATCGCGGAGCGGGCCGCCGCGCACAACGACGTGCTCATCCCGTTCGGCTCGGTCGACCCCTGGCACGGCCGGGCCGCGGTGCGGCGCGCCCGCGCGCTGGTGGCGGACTTCGGCGTGCGGGGCTTCAAGTTCCACCCGAGCCTGCAGGGCTTCGAGCCGAACGACCGGCGGTTCTACCCGCTCTACGAGGCCATCGCGGAGGCCGGCGTGCCCGCGCTGTTCCACACCGGACAGACGGGCATCGGCGCCGGGTTGCCGGGCGGGCACGGCATCAAGCTCCGCTACTCCGACCCGATGCTGCTCGACGACGTCGCCGCCGACTTCCCGGACCTGACGATCGTGCTGGCCCACCCCGCGGTGCCGTGGGTGGACGCCCAGATCTCCATCGCCACCCACAAGGCCAACGTCTACCTCGACCTCTCCGGCTGGGCCCCGAAGTACTTCCCGCCCCAGCTGGTCCGGGCGGTGAACACCGTGCTGCGCGAGAAGGCGCTGTTCGGCTCCGACTTCCCGGTGATCCAGGTGGACCGCTGGCGCCGGGACTTCGCCGCGCTGGACATCAAGCCCGAGGTGGCACCGCTGGTCTTCAAGGACAACGCGCTGCGCGTCCTCGGCATCGAACGCTGA
- the couN gene encoding 4-hydroxyphenyl-beta-hydroxyacyl-CoA dehydrogenase — protein sequence MDLSNKVAIVTGSGRGLGLAYAQELARHGAAVVVNDVDRDSADAAVAEITAAGGRATAVVAPVGPAATAQALVDTAVESFGRLDVMVTNAGILRDKVLWKMTDADFDAVIDVHLRGTFTCVREAVLRFREQGEGGRIICVGSPAGQRGNFGQTNYSAAKAGIVGMVRTWAMELQRAGITVNAVCPVAATAMTETIPFLAPHVEAMRRGEPLPPVLRREVGMGTPEDAAGVVSFLASDAASGITGQAISIGGDRLALWSHPQLTTTAFQDGGWSAEDIAAAWERTFGDAVESVGEEFPEEVLPR from the coding sequence ATGGATCTGAGCAACAAGGTCGCCATCGTCACCGGCAGCGGGCGCGGACTCGGCCTCGCGTACGCCCAGGAGCTCGCCCGCCACGGCGCGGCGGTGGTGGTCAACGACGTCGACCGGGACAGCGCCGACGCGGCCGTCGCCGAGATCACCGCGGCCGGCGGCCGAGCCACCGCCGTCGTCGCGCCGGTCGGCCCGGCAGCGACGGCGCAGGCCCTGGTGGACACCGCGGTCGAGTCCTTCGGCCGGCTGGACGTGATGGTCACCAACGCGGGCATCCTGCGCGACAAGGTGCTGTGGAAGATGACCGACGCCGACTTCGACGCGGTGATCGACGTGCACCTGCGCGGCACCTTCACCTGCGTGCGCGAAGCCGTGCTGCGGTTCCGCGAGCAGGGCGAGGGCGGCCGCATCATCTGCGTCGGCTCCCCCGCCGGCCAGCGCGGCAACTTCGGCCAGACCAACTACTCGGCGGCCAAGGCGGGCATCGTCGGCATGGTCCGCACCTGGGCCATGGAGCTGCAGCGCGCCGGCATCACGGTCAACGCGGTGTGCCCGGTCGCGGCGACCGCGATGACCGAGACGATCCCGTTCCTGGCGCCGCACGTCGAGGCGATGCGGCGCGGCGAGCCGCTGCCACCGGTCCTGCGCCGCGAGGTCGGCATGGGCACCCCCGAGGACGCCGCGGGCGTCGTCTCCTTCCTCGCCTCCGACGCGGCGTCCGGGATCACCGGACAGGCCATCTCGATCGGCGGCGACCGCCTGGCGCTGTGGTCCCACCCGCAGCTGACCACCACCGCCTTCCAGGACGGCGGGTGGTCGGCCGAGGACATCGCCGCCGCCTGGGAGCGGACCTTCGGGGACGCGGTCGAGTCGGTGGGCGAGGAGTTCCCGGAGGAGGTCCTGCCGCGATGA
- a CDS encoding MarR family winged helix-turn-helix transcriptional regulator, with amino-acid sequence MAQTQPQPLADDIGFLLSRAGGMVLGAVNKALVPLGLKVRAYSVLVLACEHAAGVNQRTVATTLGLDPSQIVGLVDELEERGLVRRTPDPADRRNRLIAATEEGRRVQEEAQGLVDQAHRGYFEGLSPEAVDELRTALKRIVFPRS; translated from the coding sequence ATGGCACAGACCCAGCCGCAGCCGCTGGCAGACGACATCGGGTTCCTGCTCTCCCGCGCCGGTGGGATGGTCCTCGGTGCGGTGAACAAGGCGCTGGTCCCGCTCGGGCTGAAGGTGCGCGCCTACTCGGTGCTCGTGCTGGCGTGCGAGCACGCGGCGGGCGTCAACCAGCGCACCGTCGCGACCACGTTGGGACTCGACCCCAGCCAGATCGTGGGCCTGGTGGACGAGCTGGAGGAGCGGGGACTCGTCCGGCGCACCCCGGACCCGGCGGACCGGCGGAACAGGCTGATCGCCGCCACCGAGGAGGGGCGCCGGGTGCAGGAAGAGGCGCAGGGGCTGGTGGACCAGGCGCACCGCGGGTACTTCGAGGGGCTGTCGCCCGAGGCCGTCGACGAGCTGCGCACCGCGCTGAAGCGGATCGTCTTCCCGCGGTCATGA